One genomic window of Chanos chanos chromosome 13, fChaCha1.1, whole genome shotgun sequence includes the following:
- the LOC115826684 gene encoding E3 ubiquitin-protein ligase TRIM39-like, with product MASALVSEDLSFDIPCDPVVLPCLPESRTTEEPPGCPVGRSPDAPGYGVFKNLCRSIWPERHHQASAESDKICIQHNKKLKFYCLTDEQLICLVCKTTRKHINHSVCSRDEATSRTKKQAKRTRRGIKKRFKKFRKFLHNEELERLSLLKKEEKQKRALIDVAKHLQNLSFEVLVNMQDIVQYTPVTLDPNTSHPSLLLSGDLTTITYQEEQLEKLPNNPERFQSRSMVLGSEGFISGTHCWDVEVGGNRAWAVGVITESAQRERASLSENQFWEVAFYTDMYEAQSLHEPLTALTLTTEPRRIRVELDYDNGILHFFDPVTKTALHTFKDTFTHRVFPYFQSDSCFHPLKIVPMKLSMRLKKHRLPAEVCASMNESLDESRSSEPLYENVELFKVKEAQ from the exons ATGGCCTCTGCATTAGTCTCTGAAGATCTCTCCTTTGACATCCCCTGTGATCCTGTAGTCCTACCCTGTTTGCCTGAGTCTCGGACAACAGAGGAACCTCCAGGATGCCCTGTTGGTCGGAGCCCTGATGCTCCCGGTTATGGTGTCTTCAAGAACCTGTGTAGGTCCATTTGGCCAGAAAGACACCATCAAGCTTCAGCAGAATCAGACAAGATCTGTATCCAACACAATAAGAAACTGAAGTTCTACTGTCTAACTGATGAACAGCTCATCTGCTTGGTCTGTAAGACAACCAGGAAACACATAAACCACAGCGTCTGTTCCAGAGACGAGGCCACCTCACGCACGAAG AAACAAGCCAAGAGAACAAGGAGAGGGATAAAGAAGCGATTTAAGAAGTTTCGCAAGTTTTTGCACAATGAAGAGTTAGAGAGATTGAGTCTACTGAagaaggaagagaaacagaaga gagcactgattgATGTTGCTAAACATCTGCAAAATCTGAGCTTCGAAGTATTAGTAAACATGCAAGATATTGTACAATACA CTCCTGTTACTCTTGATCCTAACACATCCCATCCTAGTCTCTTACTGTCTGGGGATCTCACCACTATTACATACCAGGAAGAACAACTGGAGAAGCTTCCCAATAACCCTGAGAGGTTTCAGTCCAGATCCATGGtgctgggctctgagggctttatCTCTGGGACCCATTGCTGGGATGTTGAGGTTGGGGGTAATAGAGCCTGGGCAGTGGGTGTGATAACTGAGTCTGCTCAGAGGGAAAGAGCATCTTTGTCAGAGAATCAATTTTGGGAAGTTGCCTTTTATACTGACATGTACGAAGCCCAGTCACTCCACGAGCCCCTGACGGCTCTTACGTTGACCACGGAACCCCGGAGGATCAGGGTGGAACTGGACTATGACAACGGAATACTGCATTTCTTTGACCCTGTAACTAAGACAGCTCTGCACACGTTTAAGGACACCTTCACCCACAGAGTTTTCCCCTATTTTCAGAGTGACTCGTGCTTCCATCCACTGAAGATCGTACCAATGAAATTGTCAATGAGACTGAAGAAACACAGGTTACCAGCAGAAGTATGCGCCTCCATGAATGAGTCTTTAGATGAGAGCAGGAGCAGTGAACCATTATATGAAAATGTGGAACTGTTCAAGGTAAAAGAAGCACAGTAG